A section of the Bradyrhizobium oligotrophicum S58 genome encodes:
- a CDS encoding amino acid ABC transporter permease — translation MSAADVLAILQGAVVTVTLSLVGILMGLPIGLGLALLRWADVPVIARMVAVYVSVLRATPLVTLLLLLFFALPNVGIAIGPVSAAVLALVMNTSAFNCEVWRAALMNFPKEQYEAAQSVGMHASLRFRRIVLPQIVRVSLPGLVNEMSLLIKVTPVLAVVGVVDITRAAVRIGAETYEPLPPFLVAIAMYAPIVFALVSLQRFIERRQLAAEAA, via the coding sequence ATGAGCGCGGCCGACGTACTGGCCATCCTGCAGGGCGCCGTGGTCACGGTGACGCTGTCGCTGGTCGGCATCCTGATGGGGTTGCCGATCGGCCTCGGGCTGGCGCTGTTGCGCTGGGCCGACGTGCCGGTGATCGCGCGCATGGTCGCCGTCTATGTCTCGGTGCTGCGCGCGACGCCGCTCGTGACCCTGCTGCTGCTGCTATTCTTCGCGCTGCCCAATGTCGGCATCGCGATCGGCCCGGTCTCGGCCGCGGTCCTCGCGCTGGTCATGAACACCTCCGCGTTCAACTGCGAGGTCTGGCGCGCCGCCCTGATGAACTTCCCGAAGGAGCAGTACGAGGCCGCGCAGTCCGTCGGCATGCATGCGAGCTTGCGCTTCCGCCGCATCGTGCTGCCGCAGATCGTCCGGGTCAGTCTCCCCGGCCTCGTCAACGAGATGTCGCTGCTGATCAAGGTGACGCCGGTGCTGGCTGTGGTCGGCGTCGTCGATATCACCCGCGCCGCGGTGCGCATCGGTGCCGAGACATACGAGCCGCTGCCCCCGTTCCTGGTGGCGATCGCGATGTATGCGCCGATCGTGTTCGCGCTGGTCTCGCTGCAACGCTTCATCGAGCGGCGCCAGCTTGCAGCCGAGGCCGCATGA
- a CDS encoding transporter substrate-binding domain-containing protein, which produces MTKPSFSRLQAPSRRLALALLAAALTLPAVFSAKAGSLDEIKKRGLIVATEDDFRPFEFVKDGKPTGFDNELIEDLRKYAPFEIKQQILPWTGILAGVSTGKYDVAITAAIITKERNKSLDFTSPIADATHYYVKRKDDKSISAIKDLSGKTVGVQAGSALLGRLPELQAMLEKEGGKLGKVVEYTSYPEAYQDLALGRVDYVVNTIINIKALVAEKPNVFAVGQPVSGKSYPAWAVAKGNTELVEFLNGFIAKEKETGRFAELQKKWFGEAFPDLPVTFEPEF; this is translated from the coding sequence ATGACCAAGCCTTCGTTTTCCCGCCTTCAGGCGCCGTCGCGGCGCCTCGCGCTGGCGCTATTGGCCGCCGCGCTGACCTTGCCGGCCGTGTTCAGCGCCAAGGCCGGCAGCCTCGACGAGATCAAGAAGCGCGGCCTGATCGTCGCCACCGAGGACGATTTCCGTCCCTTCGAGTTCGTCAAGGACGGCAAGCCGACCGGCTTCGACAACGAGCTGATCGAGGATCTGCGCAAATACGCACCGTTCGAGATCAAGCAGCAGATCCTGCCCTGGACCGGCATCCTGGCCGGCGTCTCCACCGGCAAATACGATGTCGCCATCACCGCGGCAATCATCACCAAGGAGCGCAACAAGTCGCTCGATTTCACCAGCCCGATCGCCGACGCGACCCACTACTACGTCAAGCGCAAGGACGACAAGAGTATCTCCGCGATCAAGGATCTCAGCGGCAAGACGGTCGGCGTGCAGGCCGGCAGCGCGCTGCTCGGGAGGCTGCCCGAGCTCCAGGCCATGCTGGAGAAGGAGGGCGGCAAGCTCGGCAAGGTCGTCGAATACACGTCCTATCCCGAAGCGTATCAGGATCTCGCGCTCGGCCGCGTCGACTACGTCGTCAACACGATCATCAACATCAAGGCGCTGGTCGCCGAGAAGCCGAACGTGTTCGCGGTCGGTCAGCCCGTCTCGGGCAAATCCTATCCGGCCTGGGCGGTTGCCAAGGGTAACACGGAGCTGGTCGAGTTCCTGAACGGCTTCATCGCCAAGGAGAAGGAAACCGGCCGGTTCGCCGAGCTGCAGAAGAAGTGGTTCGGCGAGGCCTTCCCGGATCTGCCGGTCACGTTCGAGCCGGAATTCTGA
- a CDS encoding nitroreductase family protein, producing the protein MSEHADALATRFGDGGPDGGDIEPNAFLRGVLSRKTVRRYSDRMPEEGLLDLLVACALSASAKSDFQQASVMRVRDADKRVAIGRLFPSMPWIAASPVFFVFLGDARRLQRIGELRGKPVKNGTLEGFFNASVDAALALQTMILCAESSGLGTCPISVIRNEIDTVAKVLELPDMVFPVAGLCLGYPAAEGHVSLRLPRSITTHVDRYGDDALPAALDDYDRRRHARHAIPKEQQRGNAEFGEAEFYGWSEDKARQAAKAEGAAFPPYLRAHGFSFD; encoded by the coding sequence ATGTCCGAGCACGCCGATGCCCTCGCAACACGTTTCGGTGACGGCGGGCCCGATGGCGGCGACATCGAACCCAATGCGTTTCTGCGCGGCGTGCTGTCGCGCAAGACGGTGCGCCGCTACAGCGACCGGATGCCGGAAGAAGGGCTGCTCGACCTGCTCGTCGCCTGCGCGCTGAGCGCCTCGGCCAAGTCGGATTTCCAGCAGGCCTCGGTCATGCGCGTGCGCGATGCCGACAAGCGGGTAGCGATCGGCAGGCTGTTTCCGAGCATGCCCTGGATCGCAGCATCGCCGGTGTTCTTCGTTTTTCTTGGTGATGCACGGCGGCTGCAGCGCATCGGTGAACTGCGCGGCAAGCCGGTCAAGAACGGTACCCTGGAAGGTTTCTTCAACGCCTCGGTCGACGCGGCGCTGGCGCTGCAGACCATGATCCTGTGCGCGGAATCCTCTGGTCTCGGCACCTGTCCGATCAGCGTCATCCGCAACGAGATCGACACGGTCGCCAAGGTGCTGGAACTGCCTGACATGGTGTTTCCGGTCGCCGGGCTGTGCCTCGGCTACCCCGCCGCGGAGGGCCATGTCAGCCTGCGGCTGCCGCGCAGCATCACCACGCATGTCGACCGCTACGGCGACGATGCGCTGCCCGCGGCGCTCGACGATTACGACCGGCGGCGCCATGCGCGGCATGCGATCCCGAAAGAGCAGCAGCGCGGCAATGCGGAGTTCGGTGAGGCCGAGTTCTACGGCTGGTCCGAGGACAAGGCGCGGCAGGCCGCCAAGGCCGAAGGCGCAGCCTTTCCACCCTATCTGCGCGCGCACGGCTTCAGCTTCGACTGA
- a CDS encoding MarR family winged helix-turn-helix transcriptional regulator, which yields MAGRNKPRAETSWPLEERPGYLIRRLHQIHVALFQEKCAAYEITPLQYSLLTALAKRGTADQTALAQDIALDRTTTTGALKRLQARGLVDRSVGQHDRRSQTCRLTRSGATLLRKIERPARAAHLATIADLTKADQKRFIAMMQAIVEAQGQKLDATRSPG from the coding sequence ATGGCTGGAAGGAACAAGCCCAGAGCAGAGACATCGTGGCCGCTCGAGGAGCGCCCGGGCTATCTGATCCGGCGGCTGCACCAGATCCACGTCGCGCTGTTCCAGGAGAAATGCGCGGCCTATGAGATCACGCCGTTGCAGTACAGCCTGTTGACGGCGCTGGCGAAACGGGGAACGGCGGACCAGACGGCGCTGGCCCAGGACATCGCGCTCGACCGGACCACCACGACGGGGGCGTTGAAGCGGCTGCAGGCACGCGGCCTCGTCGATCGTAGCGTCGGACAGCACGACCGGCGGTCGCAGACCTGCCGTTTGACCCGTTCTGGCGCGACCTTGCTGCGAAAGATCGAACGGCCGGCCAGGGCGGCGCATCTCGCGACGATTGCGGATCTCACCAAGGCCGATCAGAAGCGGTTCATTGCCATGATGCAGGCGATCGTCGAGGCGCAGGGCCAAAAGCTCGATGCGACACGGTCGCCCGGTTGA
- a CDS encoding amidohydrolase/deacetylase family metallohydrolase: MSVSASFDLLLRGGRVIDPASGIDGLKDVGIRNGRIAAVQSDILPTSAKDVVDVTGQLVLPGLIDTHAHVYQYVTGRFGMNADMVGVQSGVTSLIDQGGPSCMTLPGFRHFVAEQAQSRVYAFLSAYLVGGLEGHYYPDLYRPDCVDIDATVKSAVANRDLVRGIKAHAEIGGFARWGIRVIEMAAEIGRRAELPVYVHFGQLWGLPASGTNGEDVDTILERVIPLLRPGDVLAHPFTRHPGGFVNTKGEVHPVIQAALDRGLKVDVGHGSHFSYRLARKAIDAGIVPHTLGADIHGYNTHVPAPAGTPDEPADDENHPFAGQAKFSLVQAMSSLIALGLTLEQVVPMVTSNPAAMLGLSDQIGALRPGMAADVSVLREQQGRFVLRDNEKTEVIAEKLLQPVFCLRAGVRHDATAPILPAAVAA; this comes from the coding sequence ATGTCCGTGAGCGCCTCGTTCGATCTGCTGCTGCGCGGCGGCCGCGTCATTGACCCCGCCTCCGGCATCGACGGACTGAAGGATGTCGGCATCCGCAACGGCCGCATCGCCGCCGTCCAATCCGATATCCTGCCGACCAGCGCCAAGGACGTGGTCGACGTCACCGGCCAGCTCGTGCTTCCGGGACTGATCGACACCCACGCCCATGTCTATCAGTACGTCACCGGCCGCTTCGGCATGAATGCGGACATGGTCGGCGTACAATCGGGCGTCACCAGCCTGATCGACCAGGGCGGCCCGTCCTGCATGACCCTTCCCGGCTTCCGGCACTTCGTCGCCGAGCAGGCGCAATCGCGCGTCTATGCCTTCCTGTCGGCCTATCTCGTCGGCGGCCTCGAGGGCCACTACTACCCCGATCTCTACCGGCCCGACTGCGTCGACATCGACGCGACGGTAAAATCCGCCGTCGCCAACCGCGACCTCGTCCGCGGCATCAAGGCGCATGCCGAGATCGGCGGCTTCGCGCGCTGGGGCATCCGCGTCATCGAGATGGCGGCCGAGATCGGCCGCCGCGCCGAGCTTCCGGTCTATGTCCATTTCGGCCAGCTGTGGGGCCTGCCCGCGAGCGGCACCAATGGCGAAGATGTCGACACCATCCTGGAGCGCGTGATCCCGCTGCTGCGTCCGGGCGACGTGCTGGCGCACCCGTTCACGCGGCATCCCGGCGGCTTCGTCAACACCAAGGGCGAGGTGCATCCGGTGATCCAGGCCGCGCTCGACCGCGGTCTCAAGGTCGACGTCGGCCATGGCAGCCATTTCTCCTATCGGCTGGCGCGCAAGGCGATCGACGCCGGCATCGTGCCGCATACGCTCGGCGCCGACATCCACGGCTACAACACGCACGTTCCGGCCCCCGCCGGCACGCCGGACGAGCCTGCCGACGACGAGAACCATCCGTTCGCGGGCCAGGCCAAGTTTAGCCTGGTGCAGGCGATGAGCTCGCTGATCGCGCTTGGCCTGACCTTGGAGCAGGTCGTGCCGATGGTGACGTCGAACCCCGCCGCCATGCTCGGCCTGTCCGATCAGATCGGCGCGCTGCGTCCCGGCATGGCCGCCGATGTCAGCGTGCTCCGCGAGCAGCAAGGACGCTTCGTACTGCGCGACAACGAGAAGACCGAGGTGATCGCCGAGAAGCTGCTGCAGCCGGTGTTCTGCCTGC